In a genomic window of Leisingera caerulea DSM 24564:
- a CDS encoding biotin carboxylase, with protein MPSAVLNNISEIRRHFHRNEDPVYFVSATNFNLLGLDEWCKNFKYICYIDCYGGKHPNVFCPSEQPHAEFQSIEDINNYLLQHKEVVEWIKGRGGKPKFVFLMFDEVTERLAKDLGGEVWFPSAKLRQNMDNKIETVRIGNKAGVPSVPNVLAEVKDYEDLKKTCDKAGIGHDVVLQSAFGDSGHTTFFINSEADFRRHEHEIVGEGEIKIMKRIDCRGSAIEACATKEGTIVGPLMTELVGFKELTPYRGGWCGNEIFSTAFPPKTRERARELTFKFGEQLRKEGYRGYFELDFLIDKKTGDIWLGELNPRITGASSMTNHAAFAHADAPLFLFHLLEFSKKKFKLDVAELNNRWADPKMIDSWSQMVIKHTDDSVDIATEVPETGIYRMAEDGSVQFDRFDYHRRAVESEQEAFFLRILQPGDYRYEGADIGILVTRGRSMTPGFQLNDRGKRWIDAIKSGVKARPLPMQEAGPVVADPAFKIM; from the coding sequence GGTCTGGATGAATGGTGTAAGAACTTCAAATACATATGCTACATTGACTGCTACGGCGGCAAGCATCCCAACGTGTTCTGCCCCTCCGAGCAGCCGCACGCGGAATTCCAGTCGATCGAGGACATCAACAACTACCTGCTGCAGCACAAGGAGGTTGTCGAATGGATCAAGGGGCGCGGCGGCAAGCCCAAGTTCGTGTTCCTGATGTTCGACGAAGTGACCGAACGCCTGGCCAAGGATCTGGGCGGCGAGGTCTGGTTCCCCAGCGCCAAGCTGCGCCAGAACATGGACAACAAGATCGAAACGGTCCGGATCGGCAACAAGGCAGGCGTGCCCTCGGTGCCGAACGTGCTGGCGGAGGTCAAGGATTACGAGGATCTGAAGAAGACCTGCGACAAGGCGGGCATCGGCCATGACGTGGTGCTGCAGTCGGCCTTCGGCGACAGCGGGCACACCACCTTCTTTATCAATTCCGAAGCCGATTTCCGCCGCCATGAGCATGAGATCGTCGGCGAGGGCGAGATCAAGATCATGAAGCGTATCGACTGCCGCGGCTCCGCGATTGAGGCCTGCGCGACCAAGGAGGGCACCATTGTCGGGCCGCTGATGACAGAGCTGGTGGGCTTCAAGGAGCTGACCCCCTACCGCGGCGGCTGGTGCGGCAACGAGATCTTCTCGACCGCGTTTCCGCCCAAGACCCGGGAGCGGGCGCGGGAGCTCACCTTCAAATTCGGCGAGCAGCTGCGCAAGGAAGGCTACCGCGGCTATTTCGAGCTGGATTTCCTGATCGACAAGAAAACCGGGGATATCTGGCTGGGGGAATTGAACCCGCGCATCACTGGCGCCTCGTCGATGACCAACCACGCGGCCTTCGCCCATGCGGATGCGCCGCTGTTCCTGTTCCACCTGCTGGAGTTCTCGAAGAAGAAGTTCAAGCTGGACGTGGCAGAGCTGAACAACCGCTGGGCCGATCCCAAGATGATCGACAGCTGGTCGCAGATGGTGATCAAGCACACCGACGATTCCGTCGATATCGCCACAGAGGTGCCGGAGACCGGCATTTACCGCATGGCCGAGGACGGCAGCGTGCAGTTCGACCGCTTCGACTATCACCGCCGCGCCGTCGAGAGCGAGCAGGAGGCGTTTTTCCTGCGCATCCTGCAGCCGGGAGATTACCGGTATGAGGGCGCCGACATTGGCATCCTGGTGACCCGCGGCCGGTCGATGACGCCGGGCTTCCAGCTGAACGACCGCGGCAAGCGCTGGATCGACGCGATCAAAAGCGGCGTGAAGGCGCGTCCGCTGCCGATGCAGGAAGCCGGCCCGGTGGTGGCCGACCCTGCCTTCAAGATCATGTAG
- a CDS encoding C45 family autoproteolytic acyltransferase/hydolase has protein sequence MIIRWRAIDEPQPGPKWAGLFQEFWPDYHQWWIHEGPEARPGYLDSVNALKTHMPELLPLYEELCDLAGGADHAARFLSFYCPPPYLSACSQALWPGPEPVLVRNYDYSPHAFDGVVMRTEWLGRTVLGTSDSLWGLVDGINDAGLAMSLTFGGRRVVGEGFGVPLILRYVLQTCETAEEAGAALSRLPTHMSYNVTVVDRSRKFLTAFMAPDRKAVLKHVSVATNHQEKVEWDSHARFTATVERERFLLQRLTLHREPEEKFIGAFLKPPLYSSAFSEGFGTLYTAVYRPRKLEMELRWPGSVWHMPLMAFDERTLAVQVPGF, from the coding sequence ATGATCATCCGCTGGCGCGCCATTGACGAACCCCAGCCCGGCCCAAAGTGGGCCGGGCTGTTCCAGGAGTTCTGGCCGGACTACCACCAGTGGTGGATCCACGAAGGCCCGGAGGCGCGTCCCGGCTATCTGGACAGCGTCAACGCGCTGAAGACTCATATGCCGGAGCTGCTGCCGCTCTATGAGGAGCTGTGCGATCTGGCCGGCGGGGCAGATCACGCGGCGCGGTTTCTCAGCTTTTATTGCCCGCCGCCCTATTTGTCGGCCTGTTCCCAGGCACTGTGGCCTGGCCCGGAGCCGGTTTTGGTGCGCAACTACGACTACAGCCCGCACGCCTTTGACGGGGTGGTGATGCGCACCGAGTGGCTGGGCCGCACGGTGCTGGGCACCAGCGACAGCCTGTGGGGACTGGTCGACGGCATCAACGATGCCGGGCTGGCGATGTCGCTGACCTTCGGCGGCCGCCGGGTGGTCGGCGAGGGGTTCGGCGTGCCGCTGATCCTGCGCTACGTGCTGCAGACCTGCGAAACCGCCGAGGAGGCGGGCGCGGCGCTGTCCCGCTTGCCGACGCATATGAGCTACAACGTCACCGTGGTCGACCGTTCCCGCAAATTCCTCACCGCCTTCATGGCGCCAGACCGCAAGGCGGTGCTCAAGCATGTATCAGTTGCCACCAACCACCAGGAGAAGGTGGAGTGGGACAGCCATGCGCGGTTCACGGCGACGGTGGAACGGGAGCGTTTCCTGCTGCAGCGGCTGACGCTGCACAGGGAGCCGGAAGAGAAGTTCATAGGCGCGTTTCTGAAGCCGCCCTTGTATTCCTCTGCCTTCAGCGAGGGGTTCGGCACGCTTTACACGGCGGTTTACCGGCCCCGCAAGCTTGAGATGGAACTGCGCTGGCCCGGCAGCGTCTGGCATATGCCGCTGATGGCATTCGACGAGCGGACGCTGGCCGTGCAGGTTCCGGGGTTCTGA